The window CATACCCAAGATGGACTAAGTGTCCAGGAGGCCGCCGCTCGCCTTGCGCGGGACGGGCCCAACACTATCAAGGGAGCCAAGGGGGTTTCCATCTGGGAGATTTTTCTCCAGCAGGTTGCCAATGCCTTGACCGTGGTGCTCATTGCCGTCATGGCTTTGTCCTTTGCCATCCACGACTTTGTCGAGGGAGGCGTGGTCTTGGCGGTCATTCTCCTCAATATCATCGTGGGGTATGTtgcaaaaagacaaacaagAAAAACTGACGCAGAACGGAAGAGACCAAGCCTGTTCATCAGTTTCCCTTATGGGGATCCATaatttctttcctctcctattctctttcatttttttttgcttacACGATTTATCTGAAAATACAGGTTGATCCAGGACTATCGCGCTGAGCAGACTATCCAATCGCTCTACGCACTGTCTACCCCTAAATGCAAAGTCATCCGAAATGGCATCAAAAATACCGTCAAGGCAGAAACCCTGGTCAAGGGCGATCTGGTCTGGCTTGCTACTGGAGATGTAGTCCCTGCTGATCTACGACTGGTCCAGGGCATCAACCTCTCTACGGACGAGTCTCATCTCACGGGCGAGTCTGTGGCCATCAGCAAGAAGCCCGATGCCGTTTTCAACGACGCAGAGCTACCAATGGGCGACCGCTTGAACCTGGTCTACACTGGAAGCTCCGTGACCCGTGGCCGCGCCACAGGCATCGTCATTTCCACCGGGATGGACACCGAGGTGGGCCAGATTGCCGAGTTGCTGCGAcaaaagaagacgcagaaTACCGGCTCTGGACCCGTCCACCGGTTCTTCATCAACCTGTACCAGCGAACCAGGAACGTTCTTGGCTTGGAGGGGACGCCTCTGCAGGTCACGCTGAGCAAGTTTGCGCTCTTGCTCTTCGCTCTGGCCATCCTCCTggccgtcatcgtcttctccgtTAGTAAGTGGGATATCGACGATGATGTCCTGCTGTATGGAATCTGCGTTGGCGTCGCCGTCATCCCAGAGTCCCTCCTTGCCGTGCTTACCGTCACTATGGCTGTCGCTACCAAGGCAATG is drawn from Trichoderma atroviride chromosome 7, complete sequence and contains these coding sequences:
- a CDS encoding uncharacterized protein (TransMembrane:2 (i97-120o126-143i)): MGETVIVITNGAEHANTSSDSSTLSSSQDDKPPIAEPPDISAIEKPQCPHTLPARRVAELFETHTQDGLSVQEAAARLARDGPNTIKGAKGVSIWEIFLQQVANALTVVLIAVMALSFAIHDFVEGGVVLAVILLNIIVGYVAKRQTRKTDAERKRPSLFISFPYGDP